One region of Asterias rubens chromosome 5, eAstRub1.3, whole genome shotgun sequence genomic DNA includes:
- the LOC117290900 gene encoding carboxypeptidase B-like isoform X2, whose translation MRGILVLALAVFVAAETRYDGFKVLRIEPLEILDSTWLSDIESKVEFWSNVPGRPVDIMVPPALEDEIVLFLRSKKLDFSLMIGDVQAVIDGQRSTMRSRTTTQGLADFKYDQYNTYDQINQWVSDMAAEHSDVVTKFTVTQSYEKRLIDGIKISSGGNNKPVIWFEGGIHAREWISPATVMLISKFLVEDLKNGDPQVVKLVNYFDFYIVPSLNVDGYAFTWSDDRLWRKTRRPNPGYGCIGTDPNRNWPYMWGGSGTSPWPCSITYHGGKALSEVEVKGVVDFLTNLSVGNEIRMFIDWHSYSQLWMAPWSFSSSEQNPVDWLDQSNLGQAAVQALEEVHGTTFVSGMSAKLLYEASGASCDWGYAVLGAKYSYVVELRDKGNYGFLLPEDQIMASGEEAYKATLAAVEYAMNN comes from the exons ATGAGAGGGATATTAGTGCTGGCTTTAGCGGTTTTTGTGGCTGCAGAAACAAGATATGACGG ATTCAAGGTTCTTCGTATTGAACCATTGGAGATTCTGGATTCAACATGGCTGAGTGACATTGAATCAAAG GTGGAGTTTTGGAGCAATGTTCCCGGTCGTCCTGTTGACATCATGGTACCACCAGCACTAGAAGATGAAATCGTCTTGTTCCTCAGATCGAAGAAGCTGGACTTCTCTTTGATGATTGGTGATGTTCAGGCCGTGATTGATGGGCAGAGGAGCACCATGAGGTCCAGGACAACGACCCAAGGCCTTGCGGACTTTAAATACGATCAATACAACACCTACGACCAG ATCAATCAGTGGGTGAGTGACATGGCAGCAGAACACAGCGATGTCGTCACCAAATTTACAGTGACTCAGTCCTATGAAAAACGCCTCATTGATGGTATCAAG ATTTCATCTGGTGGAAACAATAAACCCGTCATTTGGTTTGAGGGCGGTATACATGCGAGGGAATGGATCTCGCCAGCGACGGTCATGCTTATTTCGAAATTT CTTGTGGAGGATTTGAAAAACGGTGACCCTCAAGTGGTGAAGCTCGTGAACTATTTTGATTTCTACATCGTTCCTTCTCTCAATGTGGATGGGTATGCATTTACCTGGTCAGAT GATCGTTTGTGGCGAAAGACTCGCAGACCTAACCCTGGCTATGGTTGTATTGGCACAGATCCCAATAGAAACTGGCCCTACATGTGGGGTG GCAGCGGTACAAGTCCATGGCCATGCAGCATAACATACCACGGTGGAAAGGCGCTCAGTGAAGTTGAGGTCAAAGGAGTGGTGGACTTTCTGACCAACCTGTCCGTTGGGAATGAGATCCGAATGTTCATCGACTGGCACAGTTACTCACAGCTCTGGATGGCACCATGGTCCTTCTCTTCTTCGGAGCAAAATCCTGTTGACTGGTTAGACCAG AGCAACCTTGGCCAGGCAGCAGTTCAAGCACTCGAGGAGGTTCATGGAACAACATTTGTGTCAGGGATGTCAGCCAAGCTGTTGT ATGAAGCTTCTGGTGCAAGCTGTGATTGGGGTTATGCAGTTCTCGGGGCCAAGTACTCCTACGTTGTGGAGCTAAGGGACAAGGGGAACTATGGCTTCCTCCTTCCCGAAGATCAGATCATGGCATCTGGAGAGGAGGCTTATAAGGCTACACTAGCTGCAGTAGAATACGCCATGAACAATTAG
- the LOC117290900 gene encoding carboxypeptidase B-like isoform X1 encodes MIKQWEKCTRVCETHDSQPTISICMLTLHQRWQPITIHLLTICETKLGCYSLPLCRFKVLRIEPLEILDSTWLSDIESKVEFWSNVPGRPVDIMVPPALEDEIVLFLRSKKLDFSLMIGDVQAVIDGQRSTMRSRTTTQGLADFKYDQYNTYDQINQWVSDMAAEHSDVVTKFTVTQSYEKRLIDGIKISSGGNNKPVIWFEGGIHAREWISPATVMLISKFLVEDLKNGDPQVVKLVNYFDFYIVPSLNVDGYAFTWSDDRLWRKTRRPNPGYGCIGTDPNRNWPYMWGGSGTSPWPCSITYHGGKALSEVEVKGVVDFLTNLSVGNEIRMFIDWHSYSQLWMAPWSFSSSEQNPVDWLDQSNLGQAAVQALEEVHGTTFVSGMSAKLLYEASGASCDWGYAVLGAKYSYVVELRDKGNYGFLLPEDQIMASGEEAYKATLAAVEYAMNN; translated from the exons atgattaAACAATGGGAAAAGTGCACACGTGTATGCGAGACTCACGACTCTCAGCCAACGATATCCATTTGCATGCTCACACTTCATCAACGATGGCAGCCAATAACAATCCATCTATTAACCATTTGTGAAACCAAACTTGGTTGTTATTCTCTCCCTCTGTGTAGATTCAAGGTTCTTCGTATTGAACCATTGGAGATTCTGGATTCAACATGGCTGAGTGACATTGAATCAAAG GTGGAGTTTTGGAGCAATGTTCCCGGTCGTCCTGTTGACATCATGGTACCACCAGCACTAGAAGATGAAATCGTCTTGTTCCTCAGATCGAAGAAGCTGGACTTCTCTTTGATGATTGGTGATGTTCAGGCCGTGATTGATGGGCAGAGGAGCACCATGAGGTCCAGGACAACGACCCAAGGCCTTGCGGACTTTAAATACGATCAATACAACACCTACGACCAG ATCAATCAGTGGGTGAGTGACATGGCAGCAGAACACAGCGATGTCGTCACCAAATTTACAGTGACTCAGTCCTATGAAAAACGCCTCATTGATGGTATCAAG ATTTCATCTGGTGGAAACAATAAACCCGTCATTTGGTTTGAGGGCGGTATACATGCGAGGGAATGGATCTCGCCAGCGACGGTCATGCTTATTTCGAAATTT CTTGTGGAGGATTTGAAAAACGGTGACCCTCAAGTGGTGAAGCTCGTGAACTATTTTGATTTCTACATCGTTCCTTCTCTCAATGTGGATGGGTATGCATTTACCTGGTCAGAT GATCGTTTGTGGCGAAAGACTCGCAGACCTAACCCTGGCTATGGTTGTATTGGCACAGATCCCAATAGAAACTGGCCCTACATGTGGGGTG GCAGCGGTACAAGTCCATGGCCATGCAGCATAACATACCACGGTGGAAAGGCGCTCAGTGAAGTTGAGGTCAAAGGAGTGGTGGACTTTCTGACCAACCTGTCCGTTGGGAATGAGATCCGAATGTTCATCGACTGGCACAGTTACTCACAGCTCTGGATGGCACCATGGTCCTTCTCTTCTTCGGAGCAAAATCCTGTTGACTGGTTAGACCAG AGCAACCTTGGCCAGGCAGCAGTTCAAGCACTCGAGGAGGTTCATGGAACAACATTTGTGTCAGGGATGTCAGCCAAGCTGTTGT ATGAAGCTTCTGGTGCAAGCTGTGATTGGGGTTATGCAGTTCTCGGGGCCAAGTACTCCTACGTTGTGGAGCTAAGGGACAAGGGGAACTATGGCTTCCTCCTTCCCGAAGATCAGATCATGGCATCTGGAGAGGAGGCTTATAAGGCTACACTAGCTGCAGTAGAATACGCCATGAACAATTAG